A DNA window from Undibacterium sp. YM2 contains the following coding sequences:
- a CDS encoding 3-oxoacyl-ACP reductase family protein translates to MTQALSTQALSTQANTSKANLAGKTALVTGGSRGIGAAIARKLATDGAAVAITYSSSAQQAEQLVADIRSTGGKALAIRADAQDADAVKQAVAKTVAEFGGLDILVNNAGALVAGGIADISMDDYQRLIAVNVTGVFVASQEAQRHMKEGGRIINIGSVNSDYVPVPGLSLYALTKGAVASFTRGLARDLGARGITVNNVQPGPVDTEMNPANGAFADTMRSYMATGKYGTGTQIASLVAYLASEDAAFITGANLKADGGFDA, encoded by the coding sequence ATGACACAAGCACTCAGCACACAAGCACTTAGCACACAAGCAAACACATCCAAAGCAAACCTGGCTGGTAAAACAGCCCTGGTCACCGGCGGTTCACGCGGTATAGGTGCTGCCATTGCACGCAAGCTGGCAACAGATGGCGCAGCAGTTGCGATCACTTATTCCAGCAGTGCACAGCAGGCAGAACAACTGGTCGCGGATATACGCTCAACTGGCGGCAAGGCATTGGCTATCCGTGCTGATGCGCAAGATGCCGATGCCGTTAAACAGGCAGTGGCAAAAACGGTCGCAGAATTTGGCGGTCTCGATATCCTGGTCAACAATGCAGGGGCACTGGTCGCCGGTGGCATTGCAGATATCAGCATGGATGATTATCAACGCCTGATCGCTGTCAACGTGACAGGCGTGTTTGTTGCCTCGCAAGAAGCGCAGCGTCACATGAAAGAAGGTGGACGTATCATCAATATTGGTAGCGTCAACAGTGATTATGTACCTGTACCTGGCCTGTCACTGTATGCTTTGACCAAAGGTGCAGTAGCTTCTTTCACTCGCGGCCTGGCACGCGACCTGGGCGCACGTGGCATCACCGTCAATAATGTACAGCCCGGTCCTGTTGATACAGAAATGAATCCAGCCAACGGAGCTTTTGCCGACACCATGCGCAGCTACATGGCGACTGGCAAATACGGCACAGGTACGCAGATCGCCAGCCTGGTTGCCTACCTGGCAAGTGAAGATGCGGCATTCATTACTGGTGCAAACCTCAAGGCTGATGGTGGTTTTGATGCCTGA
- the hutC gene encoding histidine utilization repressor has translation MKPSKPDTPAFQVIKDTLLQEIQSGKWKEGDAIPAETALASQFGVSRMTVNRAVRELTSEQILTRIQGSGTYVAQQKYQATLVAIKSIAEEIRSRGHTHRSELHELKAETASEQLAAKFQVKAGHSLFHSVIVHFENEVAIQVEDRWVNSSVTPEYLQQDFSVMTPNEYLVAVAPLQGVDYSIEAVLPPKQIAEMLHISAKEACLVLHRTTRSRDMIATCVTMWHPGKRYQFAGSF, from the coding sequence GTGAAACCCAGCAAGCCAGATACCCCAGCGTTTCAAGTCATCAAAGATACCCTGCTTCAGGAAATCCAGTCAGGCAAGTGGAAAGAAGGCGATGCCATCCCCGCCGAAACTGCGCTGGCCAGCCAGTTTGGTGTCTCGCGCATGACAGTCAACCGCGCCGTGCGCGAACTCACCAGCGAACAAATCCTGACGCGCATACAGGGCTCAGGCACTTATGTGGCACAACAAAAATACCAGGCAACATTGGTCGCCATCAAAAGCATCGCCGAAGAAATTCGCTCACGCGGCCATACTCACCGCAGCGAACTGCATGAGTTAAAGGCAGAAACCGCGAGCGAGCAACTGGCAGCAAAATTCCAGGTAAAGGCGGGCCATAGCTTATTCCATTCCGTCATCGTCCATTTTGAGAACGAAGTGGCGATACAGGTTGAAGACCGCTGGGTCAACTCCAGTGTCACTCCAGAATACCTGCAACAAGACTTCAGCGTCATGACCCCGAATGAATACCTGGTCGCAGTCGCGCCCTTGCAAGGAGTTGACTACAGCATAGAAGCCGTGCTGCCACCAAAACAGATCGCTGAGATGCTGCATATCTCAGCCAAAGAAGCCTGCCTGGTCTTGCACAGAACCACCCGATCGCGCGACATGATTGCTACCTGCGTGACGATGTGGCATCCGGGTAAGCGTTATCAGTTTGCGGGAAGTTTCTAA
- a CDS encoding diguanylate cyclase — MILNRAILFVASILLVAGTQVAAKPIYNSSSIDDLLNQSGMEVVTAPEKASETLSKLGELKGNFTEAQRSRFFLLSAATLGFKGKHKERVELVQSVIDQVQEPLYRVRFLSQLSSGYTNLGEYERALEAMNQSILILPKLTSIEAKVDTLQAAINVLNSLHAYDEALIYAERMLTTATSSESNSAQCLALGDQVEINFLRGERQRARHILPDAIKVCDSANKNFYSLLLNTLAAIDLIDSGNYLQGKGAALKLLQDFSHLNQSSDYGTQLEEALARAYLNTGNLEQAERFGTQAYQRAKAGNAIHLMEKTAETMATIKRAQGQYPSSLEYYEAALVLKNRVLDDQLHKNLAFQRVKFDTQDKANQMSLLEQKNKILAVERELEKKNNQNLWLFISLVGVILVVLSLWLIKTLQQKNQFRQFSQTDGLTQAANRMHFISFANEAFKLRTGSVSIILFDMDLFKNVNDTYGHATGDWVLKSVSETVKTHLRKVDLFGRLGGEEFGICMPDSSQASALQLAERCRMAITMIDTEPSGHKFSLSASFGVATVDGNGLKNFDETLEAADKALYISKAEGRNCVSVFRQVP; from the coding sequence ATGATTTTAAATAGGGCTATTTTATTTGTCGCATCTATTTTGCTTGTCGCCGGTACTCAAGTGGCAGCCAAGCCAATTTACAACTCTAGCTCAATTGATGATTTGTTGAATCAATCTGGGATGGAGGTTGTTACTGCGCCTGAAAAAGCCTCCGAGACTCTTAGTAAGTTGGGTGAATTGAAGGGTAATTTCACCGAGGCACAACGAAGTAGATTCTTTTTGCTTAGTGCTGCGACTTTAGGATTTAAGGGAAAACACAAAGAAAGAGTCGAATTAGTGCAATCCGTGATAGATCAAGTTCAGGAGCCACTTTATCGGGTTAGGTTTCTTTCTCAATTGTCTTCAGGCTATACAAATCTCGGGGAATACGAAAGAGCTTTAGAGGCAATGAATCAAAGTATTTTAATTCTGCCGAAGTTAACTAGTATCGAAGCAAAAGTTGATACATTACAAGCTGCAATCAATGTGCTAAATTCTCTGCACGCGTATGATGAAGCATTGATTTACGCAGAAAGAATGCTGACTACAGCAACTTCGTCCGAAAGCAATAGTGCACAATGCCTTGCTTTAGGTGATCAGGTTGAAATCAATTTTCTACGAGGTGAGCGGCAACGCGCGAGACATATACTGCCAGATGCCATAAAAGTATGTGACTCAGCAAATAAAAACTTCTATTCGCTCTTACTTAACACTCTTGCTGCTATAGATTTGATTGATTCTGGCAATTATCTACAAGGTAAGGGCGCAGCTTTAAAATTACTTCAAGATTTTTCGCACTTAAATCAAAGTTCGGATTATGGTACCCAGTTAGAGGAGGCATTGGCTCGCGCTTATTTAAATACGGGTAATCTTGAGCAGGCCGAACGCTTTGGTACGCAGGCCTATCAACGAGCAAAAGCCGGCAACGCTATTCATTTGATGGAGAAAACTGCAGAAACAATGGCCACTATCAAGCGTGCTCAAGGCCAGTATCCCAGCTCACTGGAATACTATGAAGCAGCACTGGTACTGAAGAATCGTGTGTTAGACGATCAACTACATAAAAATCTGGCATTCCAGCGCGTCAAGTTTGACACTCAGGATAAAGCCAATCAAATGAGTTTGCTTGAACAGAAAAACAAAATCCTTGCTGTTGAACGCGAATTAGAAAAAAAGAATAATCAGAATCTTTGGTTGTTTATTTCTTTGGTGGGAGTGATTCTGGTTGTATTGAGTTTATGGCTGATCAAAACCTTGCAGCAAAAAAATCAATTCCGCCAGTTCTCACAAACAGATGGTTTGACCCAGGCAGCCAATCGCATGCATTTCATCAGCTTCGCGAATGAAGCATTCAAATTGCGCACTGGTAGCGTCAGCATCATCCTGTTCGATATGGACTTGTTTAAAAATGTTAATGACACATATGGTCATGCTACAGGCGACTGGGTATTGAAAAGCGTCAGTGAAACCGTCAAGACGCATTTGCGCAAGGTTGATTTGTTTGGGCGGTTGGGTGGTGAAGAGTTTGGTATTTGCATGCCAGACTCAAGCCAGGCCTCAGCCCTGCAATTGGCGGAGCGCTGCCGTATGGCAATCACAATGATAGATACAGAACCTAGTGGCCATAAATTCTCACTGTCTGCCAGTTTTGGTGTGGCTACAGTAGATGGAAATGGGCTCAAGAATTTTGACGAAACTCTGGAGGCTGCTGACAAGGCACTGTATATCTCCAAAGCCGAAGGTAGAAACTGCGTTAGTGTTTTCAGGCAAGTTCCTTAA
- a CDS encoding M14 family zinc carboxypeptidase: MSSHTDHTTAFITPYEAGNQNQTTTWQACIQFYQDLAAQFPNVLQFSQIGVSDNGKPIHAGIVTADGVFERERIKQEQRTIFFNNNGIHPGEPEGIDACMALVRDFCIQPERLTALGKTVFLFIPVYNVDGCLNRQDTSRVNQDGPEQFGFRGNSLHLDLNRDFIKCDSENAQVFNRFFSEWSPDVMVDTHTSNGADYHYTMTLIQTQADKLGYGLGPYLRNTMLPAIYTEMQERGWPTCPYVNPVKDSPDHGIEDFLETPRFSTGYAALHHTIGFMPETHMLKPFADRYASMRALVETVLAFTTANGAEIQALRAQAREAASQQQQAAVHWVADHGQASSFMFKGYQAVYSPSVLGNYTRLSYDRSQPWEKAIAYYDHFVADITVTQARAYLIPQAWRAVIERLQWNGVQMQRLEADTSLQAEVYHIQSVQSRSHAYEGHMFHDDVQLLPTSASVIAHAGDYLVPLDQPAARYIVETLEPQAHDSFFRWGFFNSVLEKKEAYSDYVFEDTATDILNTEPEVKAAFEQWKQENPGLLSDQQAVLDFIFSHCARFKEPEWRRYPVLRIMH; the protein is encoded by the coding sequence ATGTCATCACATACAGACCATACCACCGCCTTCATCACACCCTATGAAGCCGGTAACCAGAACCAGACTACCACCTGGCAAGCCTGCATACAGTTTTACCAGGATCTGGCAGCGCAATTTCCAAATGTCCTGCAATTCAGCCAGATCGGTGTTTCTGATAACGGCAAGCCCATTCACGCCGGTATTGTGACTGCCGATGGCGTATTTGAGCGCGAGCGCATCAAACAGGAACAACGCACGATATTTTTCAATAATAACGGCATACACCCGGGTGAGCCTGAAGGTATCGATGCCTGTATGGCGCTGGTACGCGATTTTTGTATCCAGCCCGAACGCCTCACAGCACTGGGTAAAACGGTATTCCTGTTCATCCCCGTGTATAACGTTGATGGCTGCCTGAACCGTCAGGATACTTCACGTGTCAATCAAGATGGGCCAGAGCAGTTCGGTTTCCGTGGCAATAGTCTGCATCTTGACCTGAACCGTGACTTCATCAAGTGTGATAGCGAAAATGCCCAGGTCTTCAACCGCTTTTTCAGCGAATGGAGCCCGGATGTCATGGTCGATACGCATACCTCAAATGGTGCTGACTACCATTACACCATGACCCTGATACAAACCCAGGCAGACAAGCTCGGATATGGTCTCGGCCCCTACTTGCGCAACACCATGTTGCCTGCCATTTATACAGAAATGCAGGAACGTGGCTGGCCGACTTGTCCCTATGTGAATCCTGTCAAGGACAGCCCTGATCATGGCATAGAAGATTTCCTGGAAACACCACGGTTTTCTACCGGCTACGCAGCCCTGCATCACACCATAGGTTTCATGCCTGAAACCCATATGCTGAAGCCTTTTGCCGACCGCTACGCGTCCATGCGCGCCCTGGTGGAAACCGTGCTCGCATTCACGACCGCCAATGGCGCAGAGATACAGGCATTACGTGCGCAAGCACGCGAGGCTGCCAGCCAACAACAGCAGGCAGCAGTGCATTGGGTGGCCGACCATGGCCAGGCTTCCAGCTTCATGTTCAAGGGCTACCAGGCGGTATATAGCCCCAGCGTGCTGGGTAATTACACGCGGCTGTCGTATGACCGCAGCCAGCCATGGGAAAAAGCCATCGCTTATTACGATCACTTTGTCGCTGATATCACAGTTACGCAAGCCAGGGCTTACCTGATACCGCAAGCCTGGCGCGCAGTCATAGAACGCCTGCAATGGAATGGTGTGCAGATGCAAAGGCTGGAAGCTGATACCAGCTTGCAGGCAGAGGTTTATCACATACAGTCAGTGCAATCACGTTCGCATGCTTATGAGGGGCACATGTTCCATGACGACGTACAGTTGCTGCCGACCAGCGCTAGTGTGATTGCCCACGCAGGCGATTACCTGGTCCCACTGGATCAGCCCGCGGCACGCTACATAGTCGAAACCCTGGAACCGCAGGCGCATGACAGTTTCTTCCGCTGGGGCTTCTTCAATAGCGTACTGGAAAAGAAAGAAGCTTATTCAGATTATGTCTTTGAAGACACCGCCACCGATATTCTCAACACCGAGCCAGAAGTCAAGGCAGCCTTTGAGCAATGGAAGCAAGAAAACCCAGGTTTACTCAGCGACCAGCAAGCGGTTCTCGATTTTATTTTTAGCCACTGTGCAAGATTCAAGGAACCAGAATGGCGTCGCTACCCTGTGTTGCGCATAATGCATTGA
- a CDS encoding DUF3820 family protein — protein sequence MQADDLQRLLSFKMPYGKYKDTVIADLPGNYLGWFAREGFPKGEIGRLLELMYEIDHNNLKELLEPLRKKT from the coding sequence ATGCAAGCGGACGACCTGCAAAGACTGCTGAGCTTCAAGATGCCCTATGGCAAGTACAAGGATACTGTCATCGCTGACCTGCCCGGTAATTACCTGGGCTGGTTTGCGCGGGAAGGTTTCCCCAAGGGTGAGATAGGCCGGCTACTGGAATTGATGTATGAGATCGATCACAACAACCTCAAAGAATTGCTGGAGCCATTGAGGAAGAAGACCTGA
- a CDS encoding low specificity L-threonine aldolase: MTDAEISALRQNCHTTLPGHRAITPAETFARMAAWSEEHQVQHDTYGEGELVQSFESKIAALLGMEAGLFCITGTLTQVTALRLACEERGSPLVALHASSHILVHEKSNFQLLDHFKAVQVGNPYRPWTLKDLQAQPEKIAAAQYELPMREIGGQLPEWEELNAIKAHCRQQDIHLHMDGARLWEAAAGYGRSLAEVSAGFDTVYVSFYKGIAGLGGAMLLGSADFIAKAHVWMHRQGGSVFRRSPYVVAAAMQFDQRLAALPACFARTLWLFEELRAYPEFKTNPAAPQCNMLHLYLPTDRDTAITIRNRIAQEHGIWLFNNAVHTALPGQCMFEWYVGDNLLAMDDEKLRQALQLLAQALKNSTH; the protein is encoded by the coding sequence GTGACCGATGCTGAAATAAGCGCACTGCGCCAGAATTGTCATACCACTTTGCCTGGCCATCGTGCCATCACGCCTGCAGAGACCTTTGCACGCATGGCAGCCTGGTCAGAAGAGCATCAGGTGCAACATGACACCTATGGTGAGGGTGAACTGGTGCAATCTTTCGAAAGCAAGATCGCTGCTTTATTGGGCATGGAAGCAGGTCTGTTCTGTATCACCGGCACGTTGACCCAGGTTACTGCCTTGCGTCTGGCTTGCGAAGAAAGAGGCAGCCCGCTGGTCGCCTTGCATGCGAGCTCGCATATCCTGGTCCATGAAAAAAGCAATTTTCAGTTGCTTGACCATTTCAAGGCCGTGCAGGTCGGCAACCCCTATAGACCCTGGACACTGAAGGACTTGCAGGCCCAGCCGGAGAAAATCGCTGCGGCACAATATGAATTACCCATGCGCGAAATAGGCGGGCAATTACCAGAATGGGAAGAGTTGAACGCCATCAAAGCCCATTGCCGCCAGCAGGATATACACCTGCATATGGATGGAGCGCGCCTGTGGGAAGCTGCCGCCGGTTATGGCCGCAGCCTGGCAGAAGTAAGTGCAGGTTTTGATACGGTCTATGTTTCGTTCTACAAAGGTATAGCTGGCCTGGGTGGTGCCATGCTGCTGGGCAGTGCCGATTTCATTGCCAAAGCACACGTCTGGATGCACAGGCAGGGTGGCAGCGTATTCCGCCGCAGCCCCTATGTCGTCGCTGCTGCGATGCAGTTTGATCAAAGGCTGGCTGCCCTGCCCGCCTGCTTTGCCCGCACCCTTTGGTTGTTTGAAGAATTGCGCGCGTATCCCGAATTCAAAACCAATCCCGCCGCACCACAATGCAATATGCTGCACCTGTATCTGCCGACAGACCGGGATACTGCCATCACCATCCGCAACCGCATCGCGCAAGAACACGGGATATGGCTGTTCAATAATGCCGTACACACTGCCTTACCCGGGCAGTGCATGTTCGAGTGGTATGTAGGCGATAATTTGCTTGCCATGGATGACGAAAAACTGAGGCAGGCTTTGCAGCTACTGGCGCAAGCCTTGAAAAACAGCACACACTGA
- a CDS encoding rhodanese-like domain-containing protein produces MSVVTEVAAASSQEAIAHFADSLRFETDCWDTHHAMSEGKADFVLLDVRSPESYAQGHVPGAINLLRGKIIASKLASYPADTLFVTYCAGPHCNGATKAAIRLAQLGRPVKIMIGGITGWLDEGFSLTTEVTELA; encoded by the coding sequence ATGTCCGTCGTTACTGAAGTCGCCGCAGCCAGCAGCCAGGAAGCCATCGCCCATTTTGCAGACAGCCTGCGTTTTGAGACAGATTGCTGGGATACCCACCACGCCATGTCTGAAGGCAAGGCCGATTTTGTCTTGCTGGACGTACGCAGCCCCGAGTCTTATGCCCAAGGCCACGTACCTGGCGCGATCAACCTGCTCAGAGGCAAGATCATTGCGTCCAAACTGGCCAGCTATCCGGCCGATACCCTGTTTGTGACGTACTGTGCAGGCCCGCATTGCAATGGCGCGACCAAGGCGGCGATCAGGCTGGCGCAGCTTGGCCGCCCGGTCAAAATCATGATAGGCGGTATCACTGGCTGGCTCGATGAAGGCTTCAGCCTGACAACAGAAGTCACTGAACTGGCATGA
- a CDS encoding LysR family transcriptional regulator: METLASIESFVRSAEAGSFSQAARNLGLTPAAVSKNVAKLESRLGIRLFQRSTRSLMLTEAGEVFLAQIKGGLDSIQAALANVENVAGKPAGVLKISLALAFGRDYVLPAVNDFINTYPDVIPDLHFDNRSVDIIAEGFDVAIGGGIELVPGVIAREIGRAHVIPVASPAYIAAHKMPTKPADLAHLDGIMRRSSQSGRLRSWTLRNAAGEEAHLELKTRIIMDDPEAMCRAALFDLGVAMVPRLHALPYLESGALLRLLPSWYADIGPISIYYASSKLMPAKTRLFVDFILMRFRELDIAGKFSALPRKK; encoded by the coding sequence ATGGAGACACTGGCGAGCATAGAATCTTTCGTTCGTAGTGCTGAGGCTGGCAGTTTTTCCCAGGCAGCACGTAACCTGGGCTTGACGCCAGCGGCTGTCAGCAAGAACGTCGCCAAGCTGGAATCACGGCTGGGCATACGCTTGTTCCAGCGCAGCACGCGCAGTCTGATGCTGACGGAGGCGGGAGAGGTATTTCTGGCGCAGATCAAGGGCGGGCTGGACAGCATACAGGCAGCACTGGCAAATGTAGAAAACGTCGCAGGCAAACCCGCTGGCGTATTAAAGATCAGCCTGGCACTGGCCTTTGGGCGAGATTATGTTTTGCCTGCGGTAAATGATTTTATTAACACTTACCCTGATGTCATACCCGATCTGCATTTTGATAACCGCAGCGTAGATATCATCGCTGAAGGTTTTGATGTTGCCATCGGCGGTGGCATAGAACTGGTGCCTGGTGTTATTGCGCGTGAAATCGGGCGCGCTCATGTCATACCCGTTGCTTCGCCCGCCTATATCGCTGCTCACAAAATGCCGACAAAACCCGCAGACCTGGCTCATCTGGACGGCATCATGCGCCGCTCGTCACAAAGTGGCCGACTGCGCTCGTGGACGTTACGCAATGCTGCGGGTGAAGAAGCACATCTGGAATTGAAGACACGCATCATCATGGATGACCCGGAAGCCATGTGCCGTGCTGCCTTGTTCGATTTGGGTGTCGCCATGGTGCCGAGACTGCATGCGCTGCCCTACCTGGAAAGCGGTGCATTGCTACGCCTGCTGCCCAGTTGGTATGCGGATATTGGCCCCATTTCCATCTACTACGCCAGCAGCAAGCTGATGCCAGCCAAGACCAGGCTGTTTGTTGATTTCATCCTCATGCGTTTTCGTGAACTGGATATTGCAGGTAAATTTTCTGCGTTGCCGCGCAAAAAGTGA
- a CDS encoding isocitrate lyase/phosphoenolpyruvate mutase family protein produces the protein MTASSFSKFKELHESSKPLLLPNAWDAASAILFERDGANAIATSSASLAWASGYADGGTLPREELLAAVRRIMRVIKVPLSVDIEDGYSDDADAVADLVADLQQYGVAGINLEDGGGTPELMIAKIKAIRSKLAGAGFFINARTDVYLRGLASGDAAIQMAIGRAQAYQAAGASAVFLPGLCDAETISTIAQAIDIPVNIMAVPGMPDISQLFAAGCRRFSLGPVPFQLAYHHAREGVHQFLHQGQTAALFKHELSYPSMNAGLNIDG, from the coding sequence ATGACAGCCTCAAGCTTTAGTAAATTCAAAGAATTGCACGAGAGTAGTAAACCCTTGTTGTTGCCCAATGCCTGGGATGCTGCCAGCGCTATCTTGTTTGAACGTGATGGTGCCAACGCAATTGCCACTTCCAGTGCCTCGCTGGCCTGGGCGTCGGGTTATGCAGATGGCGGCACCCTGCCACGTGAAGAGTTGCTGGCAGCCGTGCGACGTATCATGCGTGTCATCAAAGTACCTTTGTCCGTGGATATTGAAGATGGCTATAGCGACGATGCCGACGCCGTTGCTGATCTGGTAGCAGACTTGCAGCAGTACGGCGTGGCTGGTATCAATCTTGAAGATGGCGGTGGCACACCTGAATTGATGATCGCAAAAATCAAGGCTATCCGTAGCAAGCTGGCTGGCGCTGGATTTTTCATCAACGCCAGGACAGATGTTTATCTGCGTGGGCTGGCGAGTGGCGATGCTGCAATACAGATGGCGATTGGCCGTGCGCAAGCTTATCAGGCTGCCGGAGCCAGTGCAGTATTTTTGCCAGGGCTATGCGACGCTGAAACCATTTCTACAATTGCCCAGGCAATTGATATCCCAGTCAACATCATGGCTGTACCTGGCATGCCAGACATCAGTCAATTGTTCGCCGCTGGCTGCCGTCGTTTTTCGCTAGGGCCTGTGCCTTTCCAGCTTGCTTATCACCACGCCAGAGAAGGTGTGCACCAGTTTTTGCATCAGGGCCAGACAGCTGCATTATTCAAACATGAGTTAAGCTATCCATCTATGAATGCGGGCTTGAATATTGATGGCTGA
- a CDS encoding GNAT family N-acetyltransferase, translated as MSVGATEFSVRPALASDVTDLLQLMRELAAFEGYLAEFRVTADDLLARGLDTEKPQFKSYVAAAPMGALLGYAVLVEVAFTYDLRPDWRLKELYVSATARQLGIGKALMETVIADARQHGCGRLKWDVLPDNSNAKQFYRQFGGEPVRDWEAWALQLTP; from the coding sequence ATGAGCGTAGGAGCAACTGAATTCAGCGTACGCCCTGCCCTGGCCAGCGACGTAACAGACTTGTTACAACTGATGCGAGAACTGGCAGCCTTTGAAGGCTACCTGGCTGAATTTCGCGTCACCGCTGATGATTTGCTGGCACGTGGCCTGGATACAGAAAAGCCACAATTCAAGTCTTATGTGGCGGCAGCACCAATGGGTGCCTTGCTGGGCTATGCAGTCCTGGTTGAAGTTGCTTTCACCTACGACCTGCGCCCGGACTGGCGACTTAAAGAATTGTATGTCAGCGCAACTGCGCGCCAGCTTGGCATAGGCAAGGCATTGATGGAAACCGTCATCGCCGATGCCAGGCAGCATGGCTGCGGCAGATTAAAATGGGATGTGCTGCCAGACAATAGCAATGCAAAGCAGTTTTACCGACAATTTGGCGGTGAACCGGTAAGGGACTGGGAAGCATGGGCATTGCAACTCACGCCATGA
- a CDS encoding SAM-dependent methyltransferase, producing MTIQKQGSLVCVGTGMRMAGQLTPIAQSYIETFDIVIAAVPNIFTRKWLQGVAKEYVCLNDHYEDTKIDGKTRRDTYRRMADTILKEVRAGKKVCAAFYGHPGIFACISHMTIAEARLEGYEAHMEPGISALDCLVADLGIDPGSFGMQSMESTQFMIYKRPLDPTALLVLWQVGIAGDLTLKRFDTEPAHLQILVNKLAQYYPLDHEVILYEAATDPLEKTRVDKLRLEDLPKMSYKQITTLVIPPSRPLERDQSIIDELNAIAAQRGKVQQAA from the coding sequence ATGACAATTCAAAAGCAAGGATCACTCGTCTGTGTGGGAACTGGCATGCGTATGGCGGGGCAATTGACGCCAATTGCGCAAAGCTATATTGAAACCTTTGATATCGTCATAGCTGCTGTGCCGAATATTTTTACGCGTAAATGGTTGCAGGGTGTGGCAAAAGAGTATGTCTGCCTCAATGATCACTATGAGGATACCAAGATTGACGGAAAGACCAGACGTGATACCTACAGACGCATGGCTGATACTATTTTGAAAGAAGTGCGGGCTGGCAAGAAGGTATGCGCTGCCTTTTATGGTCATCCTGGCATATTCGCTTGCATTTCGCATATGACAATCGCCGAAGCTCGTTTGGAAGGTTATGAAGCTCATATGGAACCAGGAATTTCTGCATTAGATTGCCTGGTTGCTGATTTGGGCATTGATCCTGGTAGCTTTGGCATGCAGTCAATGGAATCAACACAGTTCATGATTTATAAGCGGCCCCTTGATCCTACAGCTTTGCTGGTGTTATGGCAGGTAGGCATAGCGGGTGACTTGACCTTGAAGCGTTTTGATACAGAGCCAGCTCATTTGCAGATACTGGTGAATAAATTGGCACAGTATTACCCGCTTGATCACGAAGTGATTTTGTACGAAGCCGCCACAGACCCGCTGGAAAAAACACGCGTAGACAAACTGCGCCTGGAGGATTTGCCTAAGATGTCTTACAAGCAAATCACTACTCTGGTGATACCCCCATCCAGGCCGCTGGAAAGAGACCAGTCAATTATCGATGAACTCAATGCAATCGCTGCACAGAGAGGGAAGGTCCAGCAAGCAGCTTGA
- a CDS encoding DUF2242 domain-containing protein — protein sequence MIHRKFLLPLSLALGLSMLSACTTTKHAGLQHEEFGATGVFTRAFPGTEKSACEAARRALLSQGYVISEWKPSVLKGRRKYQPEADIHAEIEFNVVCVANSKGSNSTTVFANAVRDRYSLKKSNTSASIGVSALGSVSLPFGSTDDALVKVASETIPTGQFYEQFFELVDRYLDAVPYIQDMEEEKKTVGVTPAAPAATSASQPATSTPPPVESGKKSED from the coding sequence ATGATTCACCGCAAATTTTTACTACCTCTCAGCCTCGCCCTGGGGCTTAGCATGTTAAGCGCCTGCACTACCACCAAGCACGCTGGCTTGCAGCACGAAGAATTTGGTGCTACCGGCGTATTCACCCGCGCCTTCCCTGGTACTGAAAAAAGCGCCTGCGAGGCAGCGCGTCGTGCCTTGCTCAGCCAGGGTTATGTCATCAGTGAATGGAAGCCTTCTGTACTTAAAGGCCGCAGGAAATACCAGCCAGAAGCAGACATTCACGCAGAAATTGAATTTAACGTCGTCTGCGTAGCCAACAGCAAAGGCAGCAATAGCACGACCGTTTTTGCAAATGCCGTTCGCGACCGTTATTCCCTAAAAAAGAGTAATACTTCAGCGAGCATAGGCGTCAGCGCCCTGGGTTCAGTGTCACTGCCATTTGGCTCAACTGACGATGCCCTGGTCAAGGTCGCCAGCGAAACCATTCCTACCGGTCAGTTTTATGAACAGTTCTTCGAACTCGTCGATCGTTACCTGGATGCGGTTCCCTATATCCAGGATATGGAAGAAGAAAAAAAGACTGTTGGCGTAACGCCTGCGGCCCCAGCGGCAACGAGCGCAAGCCAGCCAGCTACCAGCACGCCGCCGCCCGTTGAGTCTGGCAAGAAATCCGAGGACTAG